The Streptomyces armeniacus genomic interval CTTGCGTGCTGCCTTGGCCATCCGGAACAGGAACTCGGCCCCGGCTCCTTCCCGCATCAGCAGCCACGCCTCGTCGACGACCACGAGATGACGGCCCGTACGTGCGCGCTCGGTGACCTGGCGCCAGACGGCGTCCAGCGCCAGCAGCATCGCCGGGGCCTTCACCTCCTCGGGGAGGTCCCGCAAGGCGAAGACCACCAGGTGTCCACTGGTCTCCACGGTGCTGGGGCCGTTGAAGTGCCCGGCGTGCGACCCGGAGACGTACGGGGCCAGCCGCGCGGCCAACTCGATGGCGGTGTCCCCGGCCTCCAGCTCCAACGCGGCGTACAGGTCGCCGAGCCGGGGCGGTGTCCGGGTCCAGGTGCGTGGGTCGGCGGTGATCCCTGCGTGTTCGTATGTGGCCAGGATCGCCCGGTCCAGCATGGCCTTCTCCGCAGCGCTGAGCGGAGACGAAAGCAGGACGGAGAGGAAGGTGTGCAGGAACAGCACCCGCCTGGTCAGCAGGTCGCCTGCCTCGCCTGAATGCGGCGGTGGCGGCAGGTCGAACGGGTTGAGGCGTACGCCCTGGGCGCCCAGCGCGACGACCCGTCCACCGACGGTCTCGGCGAGACGGACGTACTCGTTCTCGGGATCGATCACCGACGCCGTCACTCCGGTGAAGGCCAGCCGCAGCAGCTCCTGCTTCATCAGATACGACTTGCCTGCCCCGGAACGCGCCAGAGTGATCGAGTTGTAGTTGTCCTGGGCGTATCGGTCCCACAGGACGGGGGAGCCCGAGATGGCGTTGAGGCCGTAGAGCACGCCCGTGGGCGAACCCTCCGGACCCTGGGGGAGAGGGAGTTCGGGGCTGGTGAACGGGAAGCAGGCCGCGAGCGCGGCGGTGTCGAAAGTGCGGCGGATCTTGAGGGTGTCGATCCCGAGGGGGAGGGTGGCCAGCCAGCCCGGCAGCGCCCGATAAGTCGTCGGCGCGACGTTCATCAGCAGCGACTCGGCGACCGCACGTACGGCGGCCACCTGCTCAGCCAGCGCCTCCTCGTCCGCCGCGTGCACGGTCAGATACAGCGCGACCTGGAAGAGTTTCCCCTCGCCCCGCGCGATACGGAACGCGAGATCCGCGGCATCCTGCGCGGCCGCCTCGACGTCCGGATCGTCCAACTGGCCCTGGGCGAAACCGGAACGGCGCCCCGACTCCAGACGCGCCCGCTGCTTCTTCAGGGACGCCGCGGCGACGGGGTTGGGGACCGGATCGATGTGCAGCGCGATGTCCAGGTGCCCGGGGAAGTTCAGCAGCGGGGACAGCCAGCCGGGGGTGACTTCGGCCGGATAGCCGGTGACCACCAAGGTGGACGCCAGCTGGCCGCCCACGGCCAGCATCCGCGCCCGGACCTCGACCGACTCGGGCCCGGCCGCTTCGAGCAGGTCCTCACCGCTGAGGGTCTCCGTCGGCGTACGGCCCTGGCGCGCGAAGGGGTTCCTCACCGGGCATCACCCTGTTCCGTTCGGTGGGCCGTAGCGGTGTCGGGGTTGCAGGCGGAGGTGACGAGCCGCGCCGTGGCGGGTGCTTCGAGCGGGGTGACGGTGACCTCGGCGCCGGCCAGGGCGCGCGCGGCCTCCTCCAGCCGGTGCGTTGCCCGTGCTCCGGCTGCTGAGGCGCGGGGCGCGGCGGGCTCCCGGGCGACGAGCGCGATCTGACGGGTCAGCACCTGCCCGTCGCCCGAGAGCTCGGAGAGGAAGTCGGCATGCGCGCGGGCTGCCGTTTCCAGGGCGGGGTGCGGCAGCACCGGGGCGTTCTCGCGGAGCCGGTCGGCCAACGGCGCCAGTTCGGTGCGGTGACAGCGCACCAGGATCTGCGCGGGCCCGGTGAGGGAGTTGAGCCACCGTCCGAACCCGGCGACCAGCCCGTGCTGTTCGGCTCCGGAGCGCAGATCGAAATTGACGGTCGAGCATGTGGCGAGCGCGGCTCGGCCATCCCGGCCCAGATTCAGAACGCCTCCCGCAGCGACGCCTTCGTGCGGCATGGTCATAGCCTCCGGCGGCCGTTCGGCGGCCTTGGCGAAACGGTCACCGACGAAGCCGGGCAGCGGAGGCACACCCTCGGGGGCATGCACACGGCGTTTGGGAGCGCGGGCGTGAGTGAACGCGGCGCGCAGGAACCGGTCCAGGCCGATGCCCTCACGGGAGCCGAGCACGAACGCGGTCACCACCCCGGCCAGGGGCAGCACCATCACCACGTACGCCAGGGCGCCCATGACGGGACGCGAGGCCCAGTAGCCCCCGTACAGCACCACGGCGGCCACGGCGAGCTGCGCGGTCTGCCGCGCGGTCAGCGGCCCGAGCACCCGGTCCGCACGGGCCACGTCCGCCGGGATCCGTACGGACTCCATCATCTCCTCACCACGTGCTCGCATCCAGGCTCACGGTCCTTCCGTACGGCGGTGGGAGCGCGGGGGCTCCAGGGGGAGTTGCAGCCGTAGCGACCTCGCCGGGCGTACGGCCGTGGGCGGCGCGTGGGGGCGGCGTACCGGCGCGCTGGCCCCGAGCGGAGTCTTGCGGGCTGGTGCGGCTCGCTTCGGCTGACGTGCCGCCCTCGGGGCGGGGCCGGAGACGACGGGAGTGGTACGGGGCGGTGCGGAGCGGCTCGAAGGGCTGGGCGGGGAGCTGCGCGTCGTACCGGTGGCGGGGCCTCCGCGCCCAGCGGTCGGGGGAGGCGGGGGCCAGGCGGTGCGCGAGGAGGCCGGTGGTGTCGAAAGGGCTCCGGGCCCTTGTACGAGGGCGCCTGGACGGGTGCGTCCCGGCCCGCCTGGAGACAGGTTGCTCGGGCTCGGCCCGGGACGTCGGGCCGGGAAGGTGCTTCCTGTCGGCGCCCAGCGGCCGGTCACGTTGACGGGCGGGGGAACGTTCGGGCTCGATGTGCCCGCAGTGCTCACCGTGGTGTTCCCGCCTCCCGGCGGACCAGGAGGTGTCCCGGGCGTTGGGCCTCCACCGGCGTTGCCAGGAGCGGGGACGGGCCCGGGTGGAGGAGTCGGGCGCGGACCAGGGCTGTTGGTGGGGCCGCCCGGCGCCGGAGTAGGCCGAGGGCCCGGACCTCCGGTGGGCCCCGGGGGAGTTCCTCCGCTCCCGTTCCCGGGTGGCG includes:
- a CDS encoding VirB4 family type IV secretion system protein; this translates as MLAVGGQLASTLVVTGYPAEVTPGWLSPLLNFPGHLDIALHIDPVPNPVAAASLKKQRARLESGRRSGFAQGQLDDPDVEAAAQDAADLAFRIARGEGKLFQVALYLTVHAADEEALAEQVAAVRAVAESLLMNVAPTTYRALPGWLATLPLGIDTLKIRRTFDTAALAACFPFTSPELPLPQGPEGSPTGVLYGLNAISGSPVLWDRYAQDNYNSITLARSGAGKSYLMKQELLRLAFTGVTASVIDPENEYVRLAETVGGRVVALGAQGVRLNPFDLPPPPHSGEAGDLLTRRVLFLHTFLSVLLSSPLSAAEKAMLDRAILATYEHAGITADPRTWTRTPPRLGDLYAALELEAGDTAIELAARLAPYVSGSHAGHFNGPSTVETSGHLVVFALRDLPEEVKAPAMLLALDAVWRQVTERARTGRHLVVVDEAWLLMREGAGAEFLFRMAKAARKKWAGLAVVTQDADDVLASPLGRAIVSNAATQILLRQAPQAVEAIGEQFHLSHGEQEFLLSATRGEALLLAGDRRHKVALISVASAAEHEVITTDPGELAAQLRENEAAYAEAAE
- a CDS encoding PrgI family protein; this translates as MRARGEEMMESVRIPADVARADRVLGPLTARQTAQLAVAAVVLYGGYWASRPVMGALAYVVMVLPLAGVVTAFVLGSREGIGLDRFLRAAFTHARAPKRRVHAPEGVPPLPGFVGDRFAKAAERPPEAMTMPHEGVAAGGVLNLGRDGRAALATCSTVNFDLRSGAEQHGLVAGFGRWLNSLTGPAQILVRCHRTELAPLADRLRENAPVLPHPALETAARAHADFLSELSGDGQVLTRQIALVAREPAAPRASAAGARATHRLEEAARALAGAEVTVTPLEAPATARLVTSACNPDTATAHRTEQGDAR